In the Arachis ipaensis cultivar K30076 chromosome B10, Araip1.1, whole genome shotgun sequence genome, one interval contains:
- the LOC107623871 gene encoding uncharacterized protein LOC107623871, which yields MFEELGYHAYKKMYWYDPTAPSYEAGLHPIYGDKEIREICDKKREDRETDELCLFFDHPIKEDVDFEDSDDTDEHSEAEVLSDEPISDNDSYDSYESAEDEAYKPPPPGFEDDTDDSYDSFEDEELMKKTKRKGGKRDKKGKKKAVGKKDNARKKGGPKQTTRPNDKYGPNITVGPTPTNGSTPTARPSPTAGGSEFGVGPGIAEEGDDIFSDESDGLGFESEGFDTPQSSDNEGDDFDWLQFNEEADFGDVQLQLNMEFATLDQFKHALKDYTIAEGRRIFYVKNDNRRVRCKCASGEEKAMIAKAKFKAKCKAKRKETDAAEVDNSGENGTAIVPSSDDNECPWLIYCAWNSARRCYQIKTYEPKHTCAREFGSNMADQKWVADKLEKRLLTQPHMTHGEAFDHIKIDFNVVCSDKMIYRALRVARERYVGNERAQYRKLRDYLTEIHRSNPNSTALLETTPTIPGSPSLFSKLYICLEGCKRGFKAGCRPLIGLDGCHLKGYYGGQLLSAVGQDANNHFYVIAYAVVDSETKQSWKWFLQLLQEDIGNCSTEE from the exons ATGTTTGAAGAACTTGGCTACCATGCATACAAAAAGATGTATTGGTATGACCCAACAGCTCCTAGTTATGAAGCAGGCCTACATCCTATATATGGAGACAAGGAAATCAGAGAGATATGTGACAAAAAGAGGGAGGACAGAGAGACGGATGAATTGTGTCTGTTCTTTGATCATCCAATTAAGGAAGATGTTGATTTTGAGGATAGCGATGATACTGATGAGCATAGTGAGGCCGAGGTCTTGTCTGATGAGCCAATTTCTGACAACGATAGCTATGATAGCTATGAAAGTGCTGAAGACGAGGCGTATAAACCCCCACCTCCAGGATTTGAGGATGACACCGATGATAGCTATGATAGCTTTGAAGAtgaagaactcatgaagaaaacaaagagaaaaggtGGCAAAAGAGATAAGAAGGGTAAGAAGAAAGCTGTTGGAAAAAAggataatgcaaggaag AAAGGTGGGCCTAAACAGACTACTAGGCCCAATGACAAATATGGGCCCAATATAACTGTTGGGCCTACTCCTACTAATGGGTCTACTCCTACTGCTAGGCCTAGTCCTACTGCTGGTGGGTCAGAATTTGGTGTTGGACCGGGTATAGCAGAGGAAGGGGATGACATCTTTAGTGATGAGTCTGATGGTTTAGGATTTGAGTCAGAGGGCTTTGATACACCTCAATCATCAGACAATGAGGGAGATGATTTTGATTGGCTCCAATTCAATGAGGAAGCAGACTTTGGTGATGTTCAACTCCAATTGAACATGGAGTTTGCCACATTGGATCAATTCAAGCATGCCTTAAAGGACTATACTATTGCTGAAGGAAGGaggattttttatgttaaaaatgaTAATAGAAGAGTTAGATGCAAGTGTGCAAGTGGGGAAGAGAAGGCTATGATTGCAAAGGCAAAGTTCAAGGCTAAATGTAAGGCTAAAAGGAAAGAGACTGATGCTGCAGAAGTGGATAATTCTGGAGAGAATGGAACTGCTATTGTCCCTAGCAGTGATGATAATGAATGTCCCTGGCTGATTTATTGTGCCTGGAATAGTGCTAGAAGGTGCTACCAGATTAAGACGTATGAGCCTAAACATACTTGTGCTAGGGAATTCGGGTCTAACATGGCTGATCAGAAATGGGTGGCTGATAAATTAGAGAAGAGGTTATTGACCCAACCTCACATGACTCATGGCGAAGCTTTTGATCATATTAAGATAGACTTTAATGTGGTGTGCAGTGACAAGATGATTTATAGAGCTTTAAGGGTTGCTAGGGAAAGGTATGTTGGGAATGAGAGGGCTCAGTATAGAAAGTTGAGAGATTATCTCACTGAAATACACAGAAGCAATCCTAACAGCACTGCATTGCTGGAAACAACCCCCACAATTCCTGGTTCACCGTCATTGTTTAGCAAACTGTATATTTGTCTGGAGGGGTGTAAAAGGGGGTTTAAGGCTGGTTGCAGACCACTGATTGGGTTGGATGGATGCCACCTGAAAGGATATTATGGGGGGCAATTGTTGTCTGCTGTAGGTCAAGATGCAAACAATCACTTCTATGTGATTGCCTATGCGGTGGTTGACAGTGAAACAAAACAAAGTTGGAAGTGGTTTTTACAACTTCTTCAAGAGGATATTGGTAATTGCTCAACAGAAGAATGA